In the Pithys albifrons albifrons isolate INPA30051 chromosome 3, PitAlb_v1, whole genome shotgun sequence genome, one interval contains:
- the GP9 gene encoding platelet glycoprotein IX translates to MPEPELQAVLAIASLLVAAARGAACPSPCRCQELPAVRGLHVDCSSRELRAVPALPRDTRSLDLRNNSLRWVPAGVLDSLPGLRSVDLEGNPWHCDCRIVPLKLWLQDFSAPALASARCASPAPVRMKPLGELTGNELGTCKRLLPIKCLEFFWRDLGLIAGAIITLLLAAWALKCSKKLVCQLNLSQWGGRGPWLRRHTPKNHKVH, encoded by the coding sequence ATGCCCGAGCCGGAGCTTCAAGCCGTGCTGGCCATCGCGTCGTTGTTGGTGGCCGCGGCCCGCGGGGCAGCGTGTCCCTCCCCGTGCCGGTGTCAGGAGCTGCCGGCAGTGCGGGGGCTGCACGTGGACTGCAGCTCCCGAGAGCTGCGGGCAGTGCCCGCCCTGCCCCGGGACACCCGCAGCCTGGACCTCCGCAACAACAGCCTGCGATGGGTGCCCGCGGGGGTCCTGGACAGCCTGCCCGGGCTGCGCAGCGTGGACTTGGAGGGCAACCCCTGGCACTGCGACTGTCGCATCGTGCCCCTGAAGCTCTGGCTGCAAGACTTCTCCGCGCCCGCCCTTGCCAGCGCCAGGTGTGCCAGCCCCGCTCCCGTCAGGATGAAGCCCCTGGGAGAGCTCACTGGGAACGAGCTGGGCACGTGTAAGAGGCTTCTCCCCATCAAGTGTCTTGAGTTCTTCTGGCGAGACCTCGGTTTAATCGCTGGAGCGATTATTACACTTCTTTTAGCAGCATGGGCTCTGAAGTGCTCCAAGAAGCTGGTGTGCCAGCTGAACCTCAGCCAGTGGGGGGGCAGGGGCCCGTGGCTGAGGAGGCACACCCCCAAAAACCACAAGGTGCACTGA